The DNA window CCGGATATTATGACATAAAATAGGgattttataaaagcatatttCCTTATACCAGCTGTACAGAGCatcaaagacattataagaacTGCTGATCTCTGTACTTTCCCCTCCACAACAGtatcaaaatcaaaatgttaCTTTAAGTCCCCTATCCATGAATGCCTTCCAAAATAATAAACTAGGTGAACAAGACTTTATTCAATAATTTCAACTTCTGAATGGTGAAATGATTTTCTATAGCAATCTGTGacatgcattttataaatataaattagattaATAGTCTATTTTAACAGTTATCTGCTTAATAACCAGCTAAAGTTAGTCACAAGTTCTAAAAATgattcataatttccaaaataatttcatgGTTTCATTCATTACAAATGCTTTAAATAGCAACTTccctaaaaaatatgaaatagacaATCCCTGAATGAATACTTTAAATTTATGTTcgatttaaagaaaaacaaaaaacgacTCATCAATACCTGGTCAATGACAGTTGATGTTCAAAGATGCAGATAACTGAAAACTATCTGATGGTATCACAGCTTATATATATGGTAAGTATAAATCTTGACCTCTCAGTTTCAACTTCAGTGATGCCACCTACTTGATACAAAAAATGTCTAAATATCTCAAATCATTTCCATAATCTTCTGACAAAGAAATCACTTAGTTATAAATAATAACTTACAAAGAGTTTTGTGGAATGACTTCCTAATTTATtggaaatctacatttttattacttGTAAAAACATGTTCAGCATAATTTGGGTGGTCTCTTTTTAATATGATAATATCCAGTCACGCTGAAAGACAAAAACGTTCCTAGAACCAGTTAAGACAGTGATTACCTCTGAGGAGGGAGCAGGCAGAAAGAGTTGGAGAAGAGAGAGTTTTTAgcttttgctgtgaacttaaatttctttaagtaaaacttggaagcaaatgTGCCCTTTGGAGGCAGAGTTCCTGGATTCTTAACAACTCACTACCTCTttctgactttgggcaagttatttaatgtcCCTATGCCTCGgttttctttacctgtaaaatggggatcattcTTCCTGCTATATAGGATTAAATTAGTTGACAGATGTGAAGTGCTTACAATAGTACCTAACACACGGTAAATGTTACTGCTATTATGATCATCAGCCTCACCACCTATAACCATCAACTAGGCAATCTAGCTGAAAGGAACTGGGAAAAGAGGGAACTGGAGGGTGACATCTGATTCCTACACTTCCTAACATTTCAAacataaattctatttttgtaaCCAGTGATAAATAACCAACTTAAGTGAAAAAGTAGTATACAGTAGAATAACAGTTTCAGTCTTCAATTTTCAAAAACATGAGACAATACAGGCTTTGgagtttgatatttatttttagcagGAAGAATATGCTAATGATGATGACATCGTTAGAAGATACGCCCATGTCCAATACCTGCAACAGAAGCTCAATAGAAGTTAAAGAAACCATACCAAAAGACTAAGGACAAAAATTGCATAACATTACTTACCCTTAATTCTGCTAACAATAAAACAAGCAACAATATGTTTAAGACTGAAGTTACATCACAAGATCAAAAACTAGCCAAGTGAAATATCGTACGTatcttcataaaattttttaccttttcctttctaTGTACAATTGGGAAACCTTTTGTACATGCTCTCTCCAAGGTAGAGCATGGTGCCAATAACTATGCTCCAAATTGTAAAGGGGTAATGCTAAATTAAAAGCTGAGAATTTGGGGTGGGAGAGCTCTTGATCAAATAACTGGTCTCACAGGTAGAAATGACGATCCTCTTTGGCAGAGACCGCTAAAACAAGAACTAGACACTAACAAAAGCAACTTAGTAGAGGCAGTATCATAACATACCTACAAATTTACAGAGAACTGCTTAAATAAAGGGATCCAGACAAGTTAGAAATTCtcctacatatacatatagaatAAGAAATTGCTAGAGCAATAAACAATTTAAACAAGAACTAGTCAAAAAAGATTCTGGTCCAACCACCCCTGACAACAGCTACTCTGCtcaaaggaaataggaaaatgtttCTCACCCTTGAACCTCCAGACTCATCAACAGTATCAGTCACCACTTAGCTTAAAGGAGTGATGACTTTCCTTTACAAAAGATTGTGTCTGAGCCAGGAGTGAGGTGGGAATATGTTAAACATTAGAATCAGGGATGGAACGAAAGACTAACTTGAAGACTAACTTCTTGAACGGAATTGATAAACTTtacagggacagggagagggggacTAGCATACCCACAATTAATTCTATgccaaaaaaactattttttgatTGTATACCTAAAAGTACATACATGTACTCAGAACAAGAATTCAAGAAATCCAACCATAATTTACTGTAATTGACACCAGACTTTATACTgctattttcccacagttctgttCTTGAAAATAAGAGTTTAAGCTTTTCAGATGAATTACTATTATTGGAATtccaaatgaataattttataaagcAACCAATTTTCATAATACTAAATTTCTACGTTTACTTAGGCTGCTGACTTGGTTCAAGTAGAAAGAAACCCATTCCTGCAAGGAGTAGCTTACCTGGGCCATTGTCTAAAAAGGTCTATatcaaaaaatgcaaaatgtgtgGAAACAGAGTATTCTGAAATGCCTACCcaagaaataaattaaacaagCACTAAAGAAGGAAAAGGTTACGCACTTCCAATTTATGCTCTTTCTCTGCAAGGGCTTCCTTTTGACAACGAAGAAAATCTGCTAACATTCGAGTGAGTTGCTTCCTATCATCTATTTCAGCCGCCAATCTGCCATTGTAATCTGCCAGCAACATACAAGCATCCTCTACCATTTTAGAAAGCCTTTCTCCAGATTCTTTATCTAAGAAAAGCACAGAATAACAACATTATTACACAATAAAAACAATGCCATATGCCATTCCCTCACCCTGACTTCCAAAAAAGTTCCAGgtcacatttttcctttcttacctgTTATCTTATCTAGTAGGGATACTTCTTGGACTTCAACAGGCAAAGACGCTATCCTCTGATGAACTGCTGCATCACCTGAGGCTGCATTCTCTAGATCTTGTAATGCTCTAACAAGATCTAGAGTCTAAAAAGTTATACAACTTCAGAACCATAATAAATGAAGcttaaacaaatacaaaagacttaaaatttatttcatattcCTTACTACTTATGGGCTATATATCTGTTCgaagttttaaatataaactacTTTTGAAGGCAGtccatttcttttaagaaatattaagaaaaagaaactatactATGTCAAGTGTTGgaaatatataaattgaaaactaaaataagacaTGGCCCTCAGCCTTGAGGAAGTCATACTCCAGTGGTAGAGACAGATAGtgtaaaaataattatcagaCTCTGAAAGTAACATGCATCATTTATATGCCAAATACATACAGTGGCAAAAGGGAAAGCAGGCTATAACTTCAACTTAGACAATACAAGTTGTACATATGACATATTCATTATATTATCATTATACATgggcagaatttttttaatactaaattgGATATTTGGGGCAGGGGGATACAAATCATGTTCTACTACAACAAAGAAGAGTCTTACCAATTGTATTTCTACATGATGTAGTTAAAGTACAAGAGCAATGTAGTTTtggaatatgtttaaaaatgatatCTTCAACTACTCTACAGTTTGTTAACAAGATcattaaaatatcacaaaattcCATGTATCTGATGACTAATACTTACCTAAACACTTagccaatataaaaattattttatcattagaATATTTTACTTGCACTGTTTTCATATCAGATACAATTAGGAGGGAACAGCAAGCCTTTGCTGGTAACTTCACAATTCATAATGTCTAtaaatttattccagagaaaaataaatacattttctttttactggtCTCTATTTCCATCTcacctccttctttttttctttttttaatctctaagaCTAGTTCCTGGAACAGCAGGAAATTACACACACTTGAAAAATATAGGATATAAGCAATTCTGTGTATACATTAAAGATGACACTGACAGATCGTTACTGGTTTTTCTTTAAGCCTTACAAAAAAATGCTGTCACTGGGGTCTAGCTCAAAGTAAATATCAAACATGATTAAGAATGAATGGAATCTAATATGAAATATACTATCCCACACATGCTTTTAATTCATTACTATGTgtttaatattctaatattttacaaaattttgaTGTAAGATATATCCCCCTACAAATGAAAGTGAGCTTAAGAGCAATGATGATTATCAGGAAGCTTGTTTCTTATGGTGCCCCAATTAACTTttatatagtaatttttaaattagtcttAGAAAGTCTAAAATTTTCTGAAGTTCTGAGAAGTAATCTGGGTTTATGGTCTTGATATGCATGCTTTAACTACAATCTGCTCTCATCTCACCTTTACATTCCCACATGAGTTAATTCTAAGTTTCCAGTGCTGGGTCAAGGATCAGATAAAAAAGCAAAGTTGTATGAAAACAACACTAGCCTACAATTTCTAATAGAAGAGAATGAAATGAGTTCAACTGGATCCTACAAAGagaaattttagccattcttaaaataaaatggtagctaCAAAGCTGAACCACTGAGAATTAAGCAGTACAACTAATCTGAAAATagtcattataaaatgaaaagcatcaGCATTTTATTTAAGTACTAGATTAGAGTCAGACAGATACTCCTAAGATGTACAACTGAGGTTACTCTTTTCATCAGGGAGAACACAAGAGGATCAGACCCTGCATCTAGAACTTGGGTAAAATACTGTTCATGGAATCATAACAAGGCTCTCAGCACAAAGtgctttgttttaattattaccaaacagaaagaaatataaacCTTAGTGTTTGGTTAtttgaaatgttaatattttttcctcaagCTTTTGTCCCTGGTGATCATGTGGGCTTCTGCACCTCCTGTCAACGAGTAGTTTGGATCAGGTCCTGGCTGAGTACCTAGCTGAGATTCTTTCTGCCTCCCCAGTATTAACAGTGACATAATACACCCACAGTTTTAGGCAGTGATtggttttatctttctttcaagTTCCTTTCATTGGGAAAGAGTTTCACCCAGCCTCTGGTTTCATGCAGTGAATTCAGGTCCAGTCCTCCAACTCCCATGGAGCACTTTGAGTTCTTATTACCCTAGTATTTCTGGAAAGCCAGTATGTACTCCCGGACCAAAGCTTAGCAAGAACTAGGCTCTGGCTCACATATTGTGCTTCTGTACCATTTCTAGCCCAAGAAGATATTTACCTTGTTTTATGAGTATGGCtatgtcttcattttctccttttaaattttatctgtcCCTCCTATATGTTTGAAACATAGAAGGAGGAAGCTTTAACACTCAATGCCCAcattaattaaaagttaaaaatgtttttctggaaTCATTTGATGGCTAAAGAATGCTATACTGTACCAACCTGGGAGGACACGGGGTTTAAGATAATGACTCTAATCCATCTTATTTTACCATGAACTATATGGTTCTATAGTTACACAGAACTGTATAAATACATGCTTGTTACTGTAACACtcatttttacatgtttaaaagaaaaaatactctaAAGGGCAGTGTTTATCTCTAGGAATGGCATTTTCAGTGTACTTAAATCATATAACAAAATAGTCTTACcacataatgttttatttatttaaaaggaaactaTTTAAATGGTGGATATCTCCCTAGACCTCATATTTAGCAATCAGATATCCTCTTTCTATGCAAAATACAGTTGcctaatatatacattatacaacATACATCAAACATAAGCAATCTGTTAATCAGAAAATAAGAGATATTCACATAGCTTCTTTCTTGTACtcagaattataataaaaatcaatttacagaagtaaaacattaaaattaataaagctTCATAGCCACATGAAGTAACAGTAGCAAAACTCCCTCAACAGAGAAAAACTTCTACCTGTGGTGGTTCACTTGGAGATCCCAGAGAggaacagttttcattttcatccacTTTTATCTGTTCATAAGTTCGCTTCCTAGGCTTCTTATCACCATCTGAAATGGAAGAACACTGAAGTTTTAATGAAAGCAAACATTTTAACGAAGAGATCATGATAAAAGATTACACACTTACACAGAGCTTGCTTAAGTTGTTCTAATACATCATTCTCATAAACAGACCTTTCTTCCCAAATAGATAATACCCTTCCAAGGTGCTTCTTACAACTTTCATCAGtttcactaaagaaaaaatacaaataataacaaTTAATAGAGCTACTAAGAAGGTAATGGTTATTTTCAATACAATCAGACACTCATTCCCTGAAAAAAGCTgttcaaatgtttactgagcaccacTATGTGACCAGAAGTTCAGAGGTGAGGTGATCAAGGCAGACTTACTCCCTGCTTCCTTTAAAAGCTTAcagacatgtatttttttaagattttatttttttaagtaatctctacacccaaaatggGGTTCagacttacaaccccgagatcaagagtcacacgctctactgactgagccagccaggtaccccagacacattattaaacaaaaaattacaacaaaatgTAAAGGTGCTCACACTGGCTACTAGGGGTTTACAAAGAAGATGCCCCTAACTGAATGGCGGCTGAATATGAGGCTAAGAAGATTTCACATAggtgattttgaaatttatttaacaaatacttattgatcaAGGCACTATCTTTGACACTGGAGATACAAATGGAGCTTTATAGCAGCTGTTGCTTATAAGGGCcacaaaaaagaacaagctaTTAAAGACAAGCATAATGCAGAGGCCTGGCCCACTtcaacagagattaaaaaaaggatCTGAGGAAGTGATATTTTGAGATCTGATGACTGGAATAACAGGGTAGTGGCAAACAGACTACTCCCAACCACATCCTAACTGCCTTCATCACTACCACTGTAGACTGAGCTGCTATTACCTCTTGCCTGGATTTCTTAGGTCTTCTCATTGGTCTCTTAGGCTCTTACTCTTCACTATGCTCTACTAATGTCAATCAAATCATATGGCTCTTCAATCCCCTAAGAGCTATCAATCATACcaagaataaaaccaaaatccTTATGCTGGACCACAAGGTGGACATGTCTACTTCCTGGCTACTTCTCAGTCTACATTCTCTAAATACCTTCTcccatacaggggcacctgggtggctcagtcattaagcgtctgctttcagctcaagtcatggtcccagggtcctgggatcgagccccacattgggctcccagggagcccacttcccctgcttgtgttccctctcttgctgtgtctctgtcaaataaataaataaaatcttaaaaaaaaaaaaaaccaaaccttcTCCCATACAAATCTCCTTGCTGATCCTCAAATATGCCCAGCACACAGCTATTTCTGCCAAGTATTCCCTCTACATAGAAGCCTCTCCTAGAATGCTCAAGTGGctcatttcatcttttccttcagtttctgttcaaatgccacctccccCAAATAGTCATTCTTTATCGCATGATGTAAATCTCCTACCCTTTAGttccttaatttatttcttcacaaTACTTACCTACTAGCATAGTATATATTCACCTGCACATCTAGTTATCACCTTTGTCATCCACTGAAATGCAAGCTCCACTAGGACAGAACCTTATCCTGTTCGCTAAAGTATCCTCAGGGCCCGGCACATGGCAGGCAGTCAATAAATACGTTATTGAGTTCCTCGGGAGaggcaacatatttaaaaaacttaaggTAGAAAGATCTAAAAGAGTGAGTTCAGTTAGCTTAAACTTGGActataaattgtgtgtgtggaagaaatgtgagacaggagtctgaACATGTGGACAGGGCCATGAAGCAACACCTTAGGTCTTGCTCAGGACTTTAGACTTAATCTCTGGAACAAATGAGAACAACTCAAAGGCAAAGGAGCGTTATGATCAGCTCTGCAACTGTGGCTAGTTTTGTAAGTGGATTAAACAATACTGGAGGCTCCTGCAATTATACAGAAAATGacattatgggggcacctgggtggctcagtccgttaagtgtctgccgttaGCTCAGGTCctatcttggggtcctgggacagagctgtgccttgggttccctgctcagctgggagtctgcttctccctctccttccatccctccttccccccaccccgctcatgctctcgcGTGCGCtctatctctaaaaaataaaatcttaaaaaaaaaaaaaagaaatgacattatGGAAactggaatggaaagaaatctaaaGAACTGTGGGAACTATATATACTACATGGGACAAAGGgagtgaaagagaaaggggaatgtGATATactataaatcacagtatcagaAAGTTAAAGCTGACACCTAATTTCTCATACGGGCGTCTGGATAGATAGAGTTGGATCTGCTGAGAGAGTGAAACCTAGAGGAGGAGGAAGTCTGACAGGAGCAAGGACATAATATGAGTTCAACATGACAGTACGTTTGAGATGTCTGGAGGCATACAACTAGAAATTCATTAGGCAACAGGACACACAGGTCTAAAACTAAGAAAACACATCTGGATTGGAGTGTAAGATTGTGAGTTATTAGGGTGTGGATAATAACTAAATACATGCAATATATAAAATCGCCCAGAGGTCAAGTGAAGAATATGACCACAGAAAGAGGGCTTAGGACTGAACTCTTAAGAAATGCCAAAATCTGAAAAGATGGTAAAAGACAATAtctaaaaggaaagataaataatatacatttaagaaagTAACATACAGCActgtaatttttgaaaaaaatgcatccaCTATGACTAAAGTTGCAGGGCATGCCTGGAGTATATTCTCATCCTTAAATCATTCAACACAGATCTTCATTTACCCCTGGATTCTATAATTTAGACTGATTTAGTAGTCTACCCCAATAATGTTTACCCAGTAATCTATCAAATATTCACGTTtggaaataagcatttaaaaggGGCATAAGCCAAAGCACTGACCTTTACCCTCAGAATTTTTCTGTAGCAAAATTTTTCAACAGGCTTAtaattattctaaataaatattctatacttccaaagcattttaaaatgttatgatgTATACACAAACActaaaaaaacccttaaaattaTAAGCAATATGAAAGGAAAAGGTATGACGTTTATCCAGAAATATTAGTTGGAAAAATGGTAACTTTATAAGCACACAAATTTTCAATTCAATacctttatttattcttaatgAAGTTCATTCCAAAATGGCAGCTGCTTTTGGTATCTTAAAGGAAAGCTGTTAATTCAAGTATTCCAAATACCCACCATTCCAACAGTTCAAAAATTTCCCTTCACACAAAGTATTTAACACATTTACAAATGCCATTTATAGTTAAgtcttttcaaatgaaaatttcaaagaaataaattccctgttttttgtttgaatGGCTTACAGCAAATTTTAACAAAAGCACATATTATGCACATTTAAAAGAGATTACCTAGTACTCAATTACCATACCTTGAAACATGTTTAAAAGCCTCCACTATAACTGGTGCAAAATCTTTTGTAAACTCCGGTCCCTTCCTTTTGCTGTTCTGAATGACATCATTGGCTAGGTAGAGAAAAGTAAGCTTCCTGTTTGgtttggctgaaaaaaaaaaaaaaaattaaaaatctacttAAAATATCCTCCTTTAACTTGGACAAACTTTCTCAATATCTGACTCAAGTAGTTTGAGAACTACAACAAACCTACTAACCTTTATGTATCATGTTCAAATCTAGCTTCTCATTCTACTACCGAACTCATCAAGTCACTATTCTTTAACTCTAGGTTTCTATAGTTTCTGGAGATGCagcatgtgagaaaaaaaaaaggaggaactaGTCAATAATTAGTTTCCTTGCACTTTTACTAAGCTGCCCAAACTACTTACCTTTGATTACTAGTCTTATCACTATTCC is part of the Zalophus californianus isolate mZalCal1 chromosome 14, mZalCal1.pri.v2, whole genome shotgun sequence genome and encodes:
- the RPRD1A gene encoding regulation of nuclear pre-mRNA domain-containing protein 1A isoform X2 — protein: MSAFSEAALEKKLSELSNSQQSVQTLSLWLIHHRKHSRPIVTVWERELRKAKPNRKLTFLYLANDVIQNSKRKGPEFTKDFAPVIVEAFKHVSSETDESCKKHLGRVLSIWEERSVYENDVLEQLKQALYGDKKPRKRTYEQIKVDENENCSSLGSPSEPPQTLDLVRALQDLENAASGDAAVHQRIASLPVEVQEVSLLDKITDKESGERLSKMVEDACMLLADYNGRLAAEIDDRKQLTRMLADFLRCQKEALAEKEHKLEVLDMGVSSNDVIIISIFFLLKINIKLQSLYCLMFLKIED
- the RPRD1A gene encoding regulation of nuclear pre-mRNA domain-containing protein 1A isoform X1; protein product: MSAFSEAALEKKLSELSNSQQSVQTLSLWLIHHRKHSRPIVTVWERELRKAKPNRKLTFLYLANDVIQNSKRKGPEFTKDFAPVIVEAFKHVSSETDESCKKHLGRVLSIWEERSVYENDVLEQLKQALYGDKKPRKRTYEQIKVDENENCSSLGSPSEPPQTLDLVRALQDLENAASGDAAVHQRIASLPVEVQEVSLLDKITDKESGERLSKMVEDACMLLADYNGRLAAEIDDRKQLTRMLADFLRCQKEALAEKEHKLEEYKRKLARVSLVRKELRSRIQSLPDLSRLPNVTGSHMHLPFAGDIYSED